From Megalops cyprinoides isolate fMegCyp1 chromosome 18, fMegCyp1.pri, whole genome shotgun sequence, one genomic window encodes:
- the tada2b gene encoding transcriptional adapter 2-beta, whose translation MADLGKKYCVNCLADVTNLRLRCTDCQDIELCPECFSAGAEIGNHRRWHGYQQVDGGRFTLWGPEAEGGWTSREEQSLLDAIEQYGFGNWEDMAAHVGASRTPQEVMDHYVSMYIHGNLGKACIPDSIPNRVTDHTCPSGGPLSPSLTTPLPPLDISVAEQQQLGYMPLRDDYEIEYDQDAEKLISGLSVNYDDDDVEIEMKRAHVDMYVRKLRERQRRKNIARDYNLVPAFLGKDKKDKEKEKPAPGCGAGGAAAPSSVAGAAGAGSSSIPATPKRKITKEEREQRVKLRALCQFMAHREFEEFFENMHKERVLRAKVRELQRYRRNGITKLDESAEYEAARHKREKRKENKSVAQSKRGGGGGAGGGGGGSGGGVGGIKEEGKDSEFSAIENLTGFELLSDREKVLCNSLNLSPTRYLTVKTIIIKDHLQKRQGIPAKSRLPSYLDKVLKKRILNFLTESGWISRDAS comes from the exons ATGGCCGACCTGGGGAAGAAGTACTGCGTTAACTGCCTGGCAGATGTGACGAATCTTCGGCTTCGCTGCACCGATTGCCAGGACATTGAACTGTGTCCGGAGTGCTTTTCTGCCGGGGCCGAAATTGGCAATCACCGGCGATGGCACGGATATCAGCAAGTGGACGGCGGCCGTTTTACTCTTTGGGGTCCCGAAGCAGAGGGAGGTTGGACCAGCAGGGAAGAGCAGTCGCTACTCGATGCGATCGAGCAATATGGCTTTGGAAACTGG GAGGACATGGCTGCGCACGTGGGCGCTTCCCGAACCCCCCAGGAGGTCATGGACCATTACGTCAGCATGTACATCCACGGCAACCTGGGCAAGGCCTGCATCCCTGACAGCATCCCCAACCGAGTGACCGACCACACCTGCCCGAGCGGGGGCCCGCTGTCCCCGAGCCTGACCACGCCGCTGCCCCCGCTGGACATCTCCGTTgccgagcagcagcagctgggctACATGCCGCTGCGCGACGACTACGAGATCGAGTACGACCAGGATGCGGAGAAGCTCATCAGCGGCCTGTCAGTCAACTACGACGACGACGACGTGGAGATCGAGATGAAGCGCGCCCACGTGGACATGTACGTGCGCAAGCTCCGAGAACGCCAGCGGCGCAAGAACATCGCCCGCGACTACAACCTGGTGCCCGCCTTCCTGGGCAAGGACAAGAAGgacaaggagaaggagaagccGGCGCCGGGGTGTGGGGCCGGGGGGGCGGCTGCGCCCTCCTCTGTGGCGGGGGCAGCGGGGGCCGGCTCCTCGTCCATCCCGGCCACCCCGAAGCGCAAGATCACCAAGGAGGAGCGGGAACAGCGGGTGAAGCTGCGCGCCCTGTGCCAGTTCATGGCGCACCGCGAGTTTGAGGAGTTCTTCGAGAACATGCACAAGGAGCGCGTGCTGCGGGCCAAGGTGCGCGAGCTCCAGCGCTACCGGCGCAACGGCATCACCAAGCTGGACGAGTCGGCCGAGTATGAGGCGGCGCGGCACAAGCGTGAGAAGCGCAAGGAGAACAAGAGCGTGGCGCAGTCCAAGCGCGGCGGCGGGGGTGGGGCTggcggcgggggcggcggcAGCGGGGGCGGGGTTGGCGGGATCAAGGAGGAGGGCAAGGACAGCGAGTTTTCCGCCATTGAGAACCTGACGGGCTTCGAGCTGCTCTCTGACCGGGAGAAGGTCCTCTGCAACTCGCTCAACCTCAGCCCCACCCGCTACCTGACggtcaaaaccatcatcatcaaGGACCACCTGCAGAAGCGGCAGGGAATCCCCGCCAAGAGCCGGCTGCCCAGCTACCTGGACAAAGTCCTCAAAAAGAGGATTCTGAACTTCCTGACAGAGAGTGGGTGGATATCCCGAGATGCGTCctaa
- the ccdc96 gene encoding coiled-coil domain-containing protein 96, whose amino-acid sequence MEATETEPTNPETVSDESNPVAEENSIDASKDENSEGAPAEQASSASANNDGNNESAGGSADNVEIAEGEQLGELLSSAAETGDPVDSVPVEGSTDDATAPGEEVAGVETEETTGIDTEVELNEGTTELQEAPTSETFEGGEVQELVPAVPGSGEQSPRLTEEQKEAEEGLSVESPEGESSLGDEEEEAEEQDLTLDYEKYKAEFQELQSERDRLILFNSQLQMKLVEYFRKKTGEDARPEKDLLVSDQEQRYLKYMANMEDMRREHARKAEVQQAQIEELRYQMQEKLDQVDSEWTAFMGLKRDVLVKALSQRRGKMAAVMEVDQLQASEQRKQNELVQVRLENIKLRNKTRRLEALLTASEELAGGLHPIDFEQLKIENQTYEEKIEERNEDLLKLRRKVGQSVQVLTHITEKLQLLQEENQARRDQLAEVDAVVASRRDALNKTKQARDGLRAENLQLRQRCGLLGNETLLRDFEDKVGASESLEQRLEMLKSRHAELTLKCSSIKKRLDESKQTSAGLSVHTPTL is encoded by the coding sequence ATGGAGGCCACAGAAACAGAGCCCACAAATCCAGAAACTGTTTCGGATGAGTCAAACCCCGTTGCCGAGGAGAACAGCATAGATGCGAGTAAAGATGAAAACTCCGAAGGGGCTCCAGCCGAACAGGCGTCTTCCGCGTCCGCTAATAACGATGGTAATAACGAAAGCGCCGGTGGCTCCGCGGATAACGTGGAGATCGCAGAGGGAGAGCAATTAGGAGAGTTGCTGTCGAGTGCAGCTGAGACAGGGGACCCAGTCGATTCTGTGCCAGTAGAAGGAAGTACTGACGACGCTACGGCGCCAGGTGAAGAAGTTGCAGGGGTAGAAACGGAAGAAACAACAGGAATCGACACAGAAGTTGAACTTAACGAGGGCAcgacagagctgcaggaggctCCAACCAGCGAGACATTTGAAGGCGGGGAGGTACAGGAACTTGTACCAGCAGTGCCGGGGTCAGGGGAGCAGAGCCCCAGACTGACCGAAGAGCAAAAAGAGGCGGAGGAAGGGCTATCAGTAGAGAGTCCAGAAGGGGAGAGCAGTCTgggagatgaagaggaagaggctgaAGAGCAAGACCTGACCCTTGATTACGAGAAGTATAAAGCGGAGTTTCAGGAGCTGCAGAGCGAGAGGGACCGGCTGATCCTGTTCAACAGCCAGCTGCAGATGAAGCTGGTGGAGTACTTCCGCAAGAAGACCGGGGAGGACGCACGTCCTGAGAAAGACCTGCTGGTGTCGGACCAGGAGCAGCGCTACCTCAAGTACATGGCCAACATGGAGGACATGAGGAGGGAGCACGCGCGGAAAGCGGAGGTCCAGCAGGCGCAGATCGAGGAGCTGCGCTACCAGATGCAGGAGAAGCTGGACCAGGTGGACAGCGAGTGGACGGCCTTCATGGGCCTGAAGAGGGACGTGCTGGTGAAGGCTCTCAGCCAGCGGCGGGGGAAGATGGCCGCGGTGATGGAGGTGGACCAGCTCCAGGCCAGCGAGCAGCGCAAGCAGAACGAGCTGGTCCAGGTGCGGCTGGAGAACATCAAGCTCCGGAACAAGACGCGGAGGCTGGAGGCGCTGCTGACGGCCAGCGAGGAGCTGGCCGGCGGGCTGCACCCCATCGACTTCGAGCAGCTGAAGATCGAGAATCAGACCTACGAGGAGAAGATCGAGGAGCGCAACGAGGACCTGCTCAAGCTTCGCCGCAAGGTGGGCCAGAGCGTGCAGGTGCTGACGCACATCACCGAGaagctccagctgctgcaggaggagaaccAGGCCCGCAGGGACCAGCTGGCCGAGGTGGACGCGGTGGTGGCCAGCCGACGGGACGCCCTGAACAAGACCAAACAGGCGCGGGACGGGCTGCGCGCCGAAAACCTGCAGCTCCGCCAGCGGTGCGGGCTGCTGGGGAACGAGACTCTGCTGAGGGACTTCGAGGACAAGGTGGGCGCCTCGGAGTCTCTGGAGCAGAGGCTGGAGATGCTGAAATCCCGGCACGCCGAGCTGACGCTCAAGTGCTCCAGCATCAAGAAGAGGCTGGATGAAAGCAAGCAAACGTCAGCAGGCCTGAGCGTACACACGCCCACACTGTAA
- the ccl36.1 gene encoding C-C motif chemokine 36.1 — protein MPVISTRSVAVYLCSLSASEDANMPSQCCFEYFPQRIGKQFVQKYVKTRSECSKPGVIFVTRRSKRLCVDPSVDWVKGVMKDLDRRLLI, from the exons TGCTGTATAcctgtgttctctctcagc ATCTGAGG ATGCGAACATGCCAAGTCAAtgctgttttgaatattttccaCAAAGAATTGGAAAACAGTTTGTCCAGAAGTACGTAAAGACCAGGAGCGAATGCTCCAAACCAGGAGTCAT CTTTGTCACAAGAAGATCCAAAAGACTCTGTGTGGATCCCAGCGTTGACTGGGTGAAGGGGGTCATGAAGGATCTGGATCGTCGCCTTTTGATTTAA